DNA from Nocardioides seonyuensis:
GTTGCCGCAGGACCCCAGCCACTTCGTCACCTGGCGCCGCAACCACGGGATGGGTGCCGAGGCCTACAGCTTCGCGCCCCGACGGGACTTCGGCCGCTACCTCGACGAGACCTTGACCGCGGCGCTGCGCCAGGCAGAGGGCGAGGTGTCCGTCGCTCACCACCGCACGCGGGCGGTCTCCTGTCGCAGGCTCGCGGAGGACGAGGCCCGTGCCGTCGTCATCACCGCCGACGGCCACGAGCTCGTCGCCGACGCCGTGGTGATCGCCCCGGGACTGCCCGCGGCGGGACACGAGTGGGCACCCGACCCGCTCCGCACCTCGGCGTTCTTCGTCCCCGACCCGTGGGCGCCGGGAGCCCTCGACGTCGTGCGCCGCGACCGGGTCGGGCCGGGCGACGTCCTGGTCGTCGGCACGGGACTCACCATGGTCGACGTCACCCTGAGCCTCACCGACGAGACCACCCGCCCGGACCGCGTCGTGCGCGCGATCTCCCGCAGCGGCCGGGTTCCCGCAACCCACGCGCCGACGCTCAAGCCGGCCGCGATCCCCGACATCCGAGACTGGGGCCACACCCTGGAGGAGATCCGCGCCCGCTCCGTCGAGCACATCGCGGGTGTCCAGAGCGCCACCGGGGACTGGCGGCCGGCAGTCGACGGGCTCCGATTCCAGGTGGCCCAGCTGTGGGAGCGACTCAGCGAGAGCGACCGCGAGCTGTTCCTCGCCCAGGACGCGGGCCGCTGGAACGTCCTTCGCCACCGGGCGGCACCCTCCAGCCGTGTCGTGCTCCGCGAGCTCTCCCGTGCCGGCCGGCTCCACGTCGAGAGCGGCCAGGTGCAGGACGCGGAGCCCCTCCCCCGGGGCGGCCTGCGCGTCACCCTCGCCGACGGAAGCGCGCACGACGTGGGGTGGGTGGTCAACTGCACCGGGCCCCGAGGCGACATCCGCACGCTCGGCAACCCGCTCCTCGACGACCTGCTCCGCCCACGCGAGGACGGTGCCCTGGCAACCCTCGCGACCTCTGGGTTGGGCGTGCGCACTGTCAACGGCCGTCTCGTCGACGAGCACGGCTCGACCGCAGCACCGCTGTGGACGCTGGGTGCGCTGAGGCGTGGAGAGCTGTGGGAGTCCACGGCCGTTCCCGAGATCCGCTCGCAGGCCCTCGCGCTCGCCACCGACGTGCTCGACACGGTCGCCCCCCTGCCCCGGCGCCTGGAGAACGGCCGCCTGGTCCCCGGCACCCACCCGGTCGCCCGACCGCGCGACCCGCTGGGCCTGGCGCTCTCCACCACGGCCGAGGCCGCTGCCGTCTACAACCAGGGGCTGGAGCGCGTGATGCTCCTGCAGGACGGGGGCGAGAAGCTGATCCGTGAGGCGACCGAGCTCGACCCCGACTTCGCACTCGCCCACGCCGCCCTGGCGATGCTCGCCCACGAGGCGGGCGCCGCAGGCGACGTGCGGGCCTCCCTCGCGGCCGCCCGCAACGCCATCACCCGACGAGGCGACGAACGCGAGCGCAGCATGGTCGACGTCGTGAACCTCAGGGTCGCCGACGCTCGCAACGCCGGCGCCCAGGCCCTTCTGGGGCACATCGCGGACCACCCGCGAGACGTGCTCGCGGTGTCGGCCGCCGTACCCACCATCGCCTTCTCCGGGATCATCGACGTGCAGCAGGACGCATGGGACCTCGTCGAGCGGCTCGCCCCGTCCTACGGCGACCACTGGTGGTTCATCTCCCTGCTCGCCTTCACCAGGCAGGACCAGGGCCGCTTCGACGAGGCCGGCCTGCTCGCGGAGAGCGCACTGTCCTGCGAGCCGTCCTCCGGCCACGCCGTGCACGCTCTCACGCACGTGCTCTACGAGACCGGGCAGCACGAGACTGGACGCGAGTGGCTCGAGCACTGGATCGCCGAGAGCGGCCGGTCTGCCAGTCATCGCGCCCACTTCTCCTGGCACGCGGCACTCCACGACCTCGCTCTCGGAGACAGCGAGGGCGTACGACGTCGCTACTACTCCCAGCTCGCGCCCCCGGCGGTGGACGGCGTGCGAGCACTCGTCGACTCGGCGTCCCTGCTGTGGCGCTGGCAGGTCACGACCACCGACTGGTTCGACACAGAGTCGGCGCCTCCACCGGTCGAACCGGTGCTGGCTGCCGTCGACGACGACCTCCTGGACCACCCGGCCAGCCCGTTCGTCGGCCTCCACGCCGCCCTCGCCCACGCGGCTTCGGGCGACCTCGACCGGCTGTCCCGGCTCGAGGTCCGCTGCCGCGCCGCCGACGAGGCGCCCACCCGCGAGGTGGTCGGCCCGGTGTGCGGCGCACTGGTCGCCGCCGGCGAGAAGCGCTGGGACGACGCGGTGGACGCGCTGGAGGCGGCGCTGCCGCACCTGGTCACCGTCGGCGGGTCGGCAGCGCAACGCGAGATCGTCGAGGAGACCCTGGTGCTCGCGCTGGCGCGCAGTGGTCGTTTCGATCGCGCGTCCGCCCTCGTGGACGCCCGGCTCGACAGGCGCCCCTCGCCCCTCGACGAACGGCGGCGGGTCGTGCTCGAGCAGTCGGACCGGGCCGAGGTGACAATGGCCCCATGAAGATCGTCGTACTCACCGGAGCCGGCATCTCGGCCGAGAGCGGGCTCGCGACCTTCCGCGACGCCGACGGCCTCTGGGAGGGGCACGACCCGATGAGGGTGGCCACGCCGGAGGCCTTCGCCGCCGAGCCGGATCTCGTCCACCGGTTCTACGACCAGCGCCGCGCCCGGCTGGCCCGCGTCGAGCCGAACGCCGCCCACCGGGCGCTGGCCCGGCTGGAGGCGTCCGTCGGCGACGACCTGCTCGTCGTCACCCAGAACGTCGACGACCTGCACGAGCGCGCCGGCAGCGAGCGCGTGCACCACATGCACGGACGGCTGCGTTCTGCGTGGTGCGTCGCCTGCGGCGAGCGGCACGACTGGGAGGAGACGCTGGGCGACCGGCCGCCGTGCCCCGCCTGCGGATCAGCGTCGCTGCGCCCGGACGTCGTGTGGTTCGGCGAGATCCCCTACGGCATGGACGCTGTGGAGGAGGCGCTGTGGGAGTGCGACCTCTTCGTCGCCATCGGCACCTCAGGCCAGGTCTATCCGGCGGCCGCGTTCGTCCACTGGGCGCGCCACGACACCCTCGAGCTCAACCTCGACGCTAGCAGCACGAGCAGCGACTTCGCGCAGGCTCGGCGCGGCCCCGCGACCGAGCTGGTCCCGGCGTGGGTCGACGAGCTGCTTGGCTCTGCGTAACTCGTTGTTCAAATGTGCGTCGACAGGCTGGTGCAACACCTGTGTTGTCCGGCAGGCTCTCCCCATGCCGGAGCCCTCGAACACCGTCCCCCGCCGGGCCGTGACCAAGGCGGCCGCGTGGAGCGTGCCCGCGGTCGGAGTCATCACGGCAGCGCCCGCCTTCGCGGCGAGTCCGTCGCTTCCTCCGTTCGTCGGCAGCCGCCTGCTGACCTACCGCGTCTGGGCCAAGCCCAACGGCGTGGTGCCGCTCCCGTCCCAGCCCGGCCCGCCCTACACCACGCCACCGGGGACTGTGGACCTCGGGATCTGGACCGTCCACACCTCCCCCGGGACGTTCCGCACCTTCCCGCCAGACGACTTGAGCCTGCACCGGTGGGTCGTCGAGATGACGATGTCCCCGGAGGGGATCGACCTCCTGCGCGCCTTCGGGGTGGCCGAAGTTCGCGGTTCGATGGTCCACAACTTCACCGTCGCCGGGGACGTGGTGGCGCCCGGAAGTCGCACGGCAGAGCTCACGATCTGGCAGCCGGTCCCGGCGGAGGGCGACATCCTCCTGACAGCGCGTGGCGAGACAGCGTGGGAGACGCCCACCGCAGACTACGGCTCCTTCCTCACCTTCCCCGGTTCGTGGACGGCCACCCTCACCACGGAGGGCTCCATTTTCATCGACACCATCGGTTTCGCCGCGGCCCTCGATCCGGGGGGCCAAGAGGTCTACGCCGGCCCGACGCTCATCTACCCCTACATCGTCGACTGAGCTCCAGGAGGTCGCCCAGCGCCGATCTCAGCTCGTGGCGAGGCGCGCGTTGTCGATCTCGGGGTAGTGCTGCCGGATCCGGACCTTGCGCTCGAGCTCGCCGATGATCACCGGCGCGAAGTCGACTTCGGTGAGCTCCTTGGCGCTGCC
Protein-coding regions in this window:
- a CDS encoding FAD/NAD(P)-binding protein; the encoded protein is MDTSHHNPRVVVIGAGAAGSLAALHLTREASRRTTSLEIVLVDTADRWARGTAFGTTDEQHLLNVPAAGMSALPQDPSHFVTWRRNHGMGAEAYSFAPRRDFGRYLDETLTAALRQAEGEVSVAHHRTRAVSCRRLAEDEARAVVITADGHELVADAVVIAPGLPAAGHEWAPDPLRTSAFFVPDPWAPGALDVVRRDRVGPGDVLVVGTGLTMVDVTLSLTDETTRPDRVVRAISRSGRVPATHAPTLKPAAIPDIRDWGHTLEEIRARSVEHIAGVQSATGDWRPAVDGLRFQVAQLWERLSESDRELFLAQDAGRWNVLRHRAAPSSRVVLRELSRAGRLHVESGQVQDAEPLPRGGLRVTLADGSAHDVGWVVNCTGPRGDIRTLGNPLLDDLLRPREDGALATLATSGLGVRTVNGRLVDEHGSTAAPLWTLGALRRGELWESTAVPEIRSQALALATDVLDTVAPLPRRLENGRLVPGTHPVARPRDPLGLALSTTAEAAAVYNQGLERVMLLQDGGEKLIREATELDPDFALAHAALAMLAHEAGAAGDVRASLAAARNAITRRGDERERSMVDVVNLRVADARNAGAQALLGHIADHPRDVLAVSAAVPTIAFSGIIDVQQDAWDLVERLAPSYGDHWWFISLLAFTRQDQGRFDEAGLLAESALSCEPSSGHAVHALTHVLYETGQHETGREWLEHWIAESGRSASHRAHFSWHAALHDLALGDSEGVRRRYYSQLAPPAVDGVRALVDSASLLWRWQVTTTDWFDTESAPPPVEPVLAAVDDDLLDHPASPFVGLHAALAHAASGDLDRLSRLEVRCRAADEAPTREVVGPVCGALVAAGEKRWDDAVDALEAALPHLVTVGGSAAQREIVEETLVLALARSGRFDRASALVDARLDRRPSPLDERRRVVLEQSDRAEVTMAP
- a CDS encoding NAD-dependent deacylase, producing the protein MKIVVLTGAGISAESGLATFRDADGLWEGHDPMRVATPEAFAAEPDLVHRFYDQRRARLARVEPNAAHRALARLEASVGDDLLVVTQNVDDLHERAGSERVHHMHGRLRSAWCVACGERHDWEETLGDRPPCPACGSASLRPDVVWFGEIPYGMDAVEEALWECDLFVAIGTSGQVYPAAAFVHWARHDTLELNLDASSTSSDFAQARRGPATELVPAWVDELLGSA